The following proteins are co-located in the Candidatus Zixiibacteriota bacterium genome:
- a CDS encoding restriction endonuclease subunit S — protein sequence MTASLQAYPEYKDSALPWLGQVPKHWDIEPAFACFAPRLVRNKGMQETTVLSLSYGRIVVKPPDKLHGLVPESFETYQIVEPGDIIIRTTDLQNDHKSLRVGLVEERGIITSAYLCLRSKNSVSSVFAYQYLNTWDLTKAIYGYGSGLRQNLDFSHFKRMQVALPSPKEQMAIDRYLTATDRRIDRLIRNRQRLIELLNEQKQAIINRAVTRGLNPDIPLKPSGIDWLGDVPEHWEVLKIKRIARINPSRAEAFHMRESSKKVVFLPMERVSTEGGIDDFERRPIKEVWQGFTYFRRGDVVLAKITPCFENGKGADLSTLDTDVGFGTTEFIVLRPSQRISAEFLYQLTQLTYFRSLGVESMTGAAGQQRVPPNFVMDFGVPIPPPEEQSQIVSYANSVTTQLLCVVDRARREIDLIREYRTRLIADVVTGKLDVREAAVDLPEELEKERDTEGATEETEE from the coding sequence ATGACGGCTAGCTTACAGGCCTATCCTGAATACAAAGACTCTGCCCTGCCGTGGTTGGGGCAGGTGCCAAAGCATTGGGATATCGAACCAGCCTTCGCCTGTTTTGCTCCGAGGCTAGTCCGAAACAAGGGTATGCAGGAGACAACTGTACTATCGCTAAGTTATGGCCGAATAGTGGTGAAACCCCCTGACAAACTCCACGGCCTTGTTCCTGAGTCATTCGAGACATACCAGATCGTGGAGCCAGGTGATATCATCATCAGAACAACAGACCTGCAGAACGATCACAAGAGTCTTCGGGTGGGCCTTGTGGAAGAGCGAGGGATCATTACGTCGGCTTACCTTTGTCTCCGAAGTAAAAACTCAGTCAGTAGTGTCTTCGCATACCAATATCTAAACACCTGGGATCTGACGAAAGCTATCTACGGATACGGATCAGGACTCAGACAGAATCTTGACTTCTCTCATTTCAAGCGCATGCAGGTAGCGTTGCCTTCCCCGAAAGAACAAATGGCAATAGATCGCTATCTTACGGCTACCGACCGTCGCATTGACCGCCTCATTCGCAATCGGCAGCGGTTAATAGAGCTATTGAACGAGCAGAAACAAGCCATCATCAATCGGGCGGTTACTCGTGGACTCAATCCCGATATTCCCCTCAAACCCTCCGGCATCGACTGGCTTGGGGATGTGCCCGAGCATTGGGAAGTGCTGAAGATCAAACGAATTGCTCGGATCAATCCCTCTCGCGCCGAAGCATTTCATATGCGAGAGTCGAGTAAGAAAGTTGTGTTCCTACCGATGGAACGAGTTTCCACTGAGGGGGGGATTGACGATTTCGAGCGACGGCCGATCAAAGAGGTCTGGCAAGGCTTTACGTACTTTAGACGGGGTGATGTAGTTCTGGCTAAAATTACTCCCTGCTTTGAAAATGGTAAAGGCGCAGACCTCAGTACCCTTGATACCGATGTCGGTTTCGGCACTACGGAATTCATTGTCTTGCGACCCTCTCAGAGAATATCTGCAGAGTTCCTTTATCAGTTGACACAGCTAACTTATTTTCGGTCTCTTGGTGTTGAATCTATGACCGGTGCTGCGGGACAGCAACGTGTTCCACCCAACTTTGTGATGGATTTTGGTGTTCCGATACCTCCTCCTGAGGAACAATCTCAGATCGTCTCATACGCTAATTCGGTAACGACCCAATTACTGTGCGTAGTGGATCGTGCCCGACGCGAAATCGACTTAATCCGCGAATACCGCACCCGCCTTATTGCCGATGTCGTCACGGGCAAGCTGGACGTCCGCGAGGCAGCGGTGGATTTGCCGGAAGAACTGGAAAAGGAGAGGGACACTGAGGGCGCAACCGAGGAGACCGAGGAATGA
- a CDS encoding virulence RhuM family protein, producing MTRQTDDSRGEIILYQAPEGEVSLDVRLEKESVWLSQRQMSLLFDKDTDTIGLHLRNVYKEGELEEPATTEESSVVQKEGNRQVRRKVRFYNLDAIISVGYRVNSKRGTQFRIWATGILRDHILKGYSINQNRLRDLNQAVRLISDVVERRDLSGDEAKALLRVVGEYSVALDLLGDYDHQRVDPPETTSKAVHIMGYEEALRIVDQLRERFNESAIFGLEKDKGLASALGAVVQTANGVDVYPSLEEKAAHLLYFLVKNHAFIDGNKRIAAALFLWFLECNDILVDVTGSPLISDAALVAMTLMIAESRPEERIVLVRIVTHLLCERTRT from the coding sequence ATGACAAGACAAACTGATGACTCTCGTGGGGAGATTATCCTCTACCAGGCCCCGGAGGGTGAGGTCTCTCTGGATGTCCGTCTGGAAAAGGAAAGCGTTTGGCTTAGCCAGAGGCAGATGTCATTGCTCTTCGATAAGGATACCGACACAATAGGACTCCATCTTCGTAACGTATACAAAGAAGGGGAGTTAGAGGAGCCGGCAACTACCGAGGAATCCTCGGTAGTTCAAAAAGAGGGTAATCGACAAGTCCGCCGCAAGGTTCGTTTTTACAACCTCGATGCCATTATTTCTGTCGGCTATCGTGTTAATTCCAAGCGCGGTACCCAGTTTCGGATTTGGGCGACCGGTATTCTGCGGGATCATATTCTCAAAGGCTACTCGATCAACCAGAACCGCCTGCGGGACTTGAACCAAGCCGTGCGGCTGATTTCGGATGTAGTGGAGCGCAGAGACCTCTCCGGCGATGAGGCCAAAGCACTGCTAAGGGTAGTCGGTGAATACAGCGTTGCTCTGGATCTGCTCGGTGATTATGACCATCAGCGGGTGGACCCACCGGAGACTACGAGCAAGGCTGTCCACATAATGGGCTATGAGGAAGCCTTGCGTATCGTCGATCAGTTGCGTGAACGTTTCAACGAATCTGCTATTTTTGGATTGGAAAAGGACAAGGGACTCGCAAGTGCTCTGGGCGCAGTGGTTCAGACTGCTAACGGTGTGGACGTATATCCGAGTCTCGAAGAGAAGGCTGCCCACCTGCTCTATTTCCTGGTCAAGAACCACGCCTTCATCGATGGCAACAAGCGTATCGCTGCCGCGCTTTTTCTATGGTTTCTGGAGTGCAACGACATTCTCGTTGATGTTACCGGTTCGCCCCTAATCTCTGATGCCGCACTCGTGGCAATGACCCTTATGATTGCCGAAAGTCGCCCCGAAGAAAGGATCGTGTTAGTGCGTATCGTGACACATCTACTCTGTGAAAGGACCCGGACATGA
- a CDS encoding type I restriction endonuclease subunit R, producing the protein MISDTSEAGLEKLIVESLVSKAGYSQGQSTDYDRDHAVDLAQLLAFVSATQPTAAEALDLEHEGPTRMQFLHRLQGEIAKRGVIDVLRHGVKHGPVNLDLFYGAPTPGNTIAGERFAANVFSVTRQLRYSKDETRLSLDLGIFINGLPVATFELKNSLTKQTVEDAVQQYKRDRSPKELLFQFGRCMVHFAIDDQEVRMCTHLQGRDSWFLPFNKGFHDGAGNPPNPHGLKTAYLWEQVLTKTELTDIIENYAQVVQEKDEKGRKQPPKQIFPRYHQLDVVRKLLADAKASGAGKKYLIQHSAGSGKSNSIAWLAHQLVGLDDTASGGTGAPLFDSVIVVTDRRILDKQIRDTIKQFSQVSSIVGAVTGDSTSKTKQLSEFLRSGKKIIISTVQTFPYILDQIGEEHRGRAFAIIIDEAHSSQGGHTTAKMNIALAEHGGEQEEETYEDTINRIMEARKMLANASYFAFTATPKNKTLELFGEPLPEGAKVRHLPYHSYTMKQAIQEGFILDVLAYYTPVDSYYHLLKTVEDDPEFDTKKAAKKLRRYVESHDHAIQQKAEIMVDHFHEKVIGRRKIGGQARAMVVCSGIVRAIQYYHAITAYLRERKSTYEAIVAFSGEHEYGGKQVTESTLNEFPSSQIEKKFQQDPYRFLVVADKFQTGYDEPLLHTMYVDKQLSGIRAVQTLSRLNRARPPKSDTFVLDFMNDTDTITMAFADYYRTTVLSEETDPNKLHDLMGTMDGYQVYAWSQVEQLVDLFLGGADRDKLDPILDACVAVYIRDLDEDGQVGFKGKAKAFVRTYQFLASILPYSNAEWEKLSIFLNFLIPKLPAPIEEDLSKGILEAIDMDSYRNEVKETLKLALADEDGEIGPVPTSGGGVKPEAELDRLSIIIKAFNDQFGNIDWKDADRIRQVIAEEIPGKVAADKAYRNAMKNSDRAAARLEHDRALQSVVNEMLNDHLELFKQFSDNPSFKKWLADTIFGVTYEETRP; encoded by the coding sequence ATGATTTCGGATACAAGTGAAGCAGGTCTCGAAAAACTGATCGTCGAGTCTCTTGTGAGCAAGGCGGGCTACTCTCAGGGCCAGAGCACTGACTACGACCGCGACCATGCTGTGGACCTGGCCCAACTGCTGGCTTTCGTTAGTGCTACTCAGCCGACAGCTGCCGAAGCATTGGATCTGGAACATGAGGGACCAACGCGGATGCAGTTTCTTCATCGGCTTCAGGGGGAGATTGCCAAACGTGGTGTGATCGACGTCCTCCGACATGGTGTCAAGCACGGACCGGTGAACCTTGATCTATTCTACGGCGCTCCCACTCCCGGCAACACGATAGCCGGGGAACGGTTCGCCGCCAACGTCTTCAGCGTCACCCGGCAGTTGCGTTATAGCAAAGATGAAACGAGGCTCTCCCTGGACCTGGGCATCTTCATCAATGGCCTGCCAGTTGCAACGTTCGAGTTGAAGAACTCACTGACGAAGCAAACCGTTGAGGATGCGGTGCAGCAATACAAGCGCGACCGCAGCCCGAAGGAACTCCTGTTTCAATTCGGCCGATGTATGGTGCACTTTGCCATCGACGATCAGGAAGTACGAATGTGTACACACTTGCAGGGCAGAGATTCGTGGTTTCTTCCTTTCAACAAGGGTTTCCATGACGGTGCAGGCAACCCACCTAACCCGCACGGCCTGAAGACCGCGTACTTGTGGGAGCAAGTACTGACCAAGACAGAACTAACGGACATCATAGAGAACTATGCACAGGTGGTACAGGAGAAAGATGAGAAGGGCCGGAAACAACCACCGAAACAGATATTCCCACGTTACCATCAGCTCGACGTTGTGCGGAAGCTACTGGCGGATGCCAAGGCCAGCGGTGCCGGGAAGAAATATCTAATCCAGCACTCGGCCGGCAGCGGCAAGAGCAACTCCATTGCCTGGCTAGCACATCAGCTTGTCGGACTGGATGACACAGCTTCCGGTGGTACTGGCGCACCACTGTTCGACTCGGTGATTGTCGTGACTGATCGGCGGATATTGGACAAACAAATCCGAGATACAATCAAGCAATTTTCCCAGGTTTCGTCAATCGTCGGTGCGGTCACAGGTGATTCTACCAGCAAGACCAAGCAACTCAGTGAATTCCTACGATCAGGCAAGAAGATCATCATTTCAACGGTGCAGACATTCCCGTACATCCTTGATCAGATTGGCGAAGAGCATCGTGGAAGAGCGTTTGCTATCATCATTGATGAAGCCCATTCAAGCCAAGGCGGCCACACGACTGCAAAGATGAACATTGCATTAGCGGAGCATGGCGGGGAGCAGGAAGAGGAGACCTACGAGGACACGATCAATCGGATCATGGAAGCTCGGAAGATGTTGGCTAATGCCAGTTATTTTGCGTTCACGGCAACACCTAAGAACAAGACGCTGGAACTTTTCGGTGAACCGTTGCCTGAAGGGGCAAAGGTAAGACATTTACCCTACCACAGCTACACAATGAAGCAGGCGATTCAGGAAGGTTTCATTCTGGATGTGCTGGCCTATTACACGCCGGTAGACAGCTATTACCACTTACTGAAGACTGTGGAGGATGATCCCGAGTTTGACACCAAGAAAGCAGCGAAGAAGCTTCGTCGATACGTCGAATCGCATGACCATGCTATCCAGCAGAAGGCTGAGATCATGGTCGATCACTTTCATGAAAAGGTGATTGGCCGGAGGAAAATCGGTGGTCAGGCAAGGGCCATGGTGGTTTGTAGCGGTATCGTAAGAGCCATTCAATATTACCACGCAATCACGGCGTATCTGAGGGAACGGAAGAGTACGTATGAAGCCATTGTGGCATTCTCAGGCGAGCATGAGTATGGCGGAAAACAGGTGACCGAGTCGACTCTGAATGAGTTCCCGAGTTCACAGATCGAAAAGAAGTTCCAGCAAGACCCATATAGGTTCCTGGTTGTGGCTGACAAGTTCCAAACCGGGTACGACGAGCCGTTACTGCACACCATGTACGTTGATAAGCAGTTATCAGGAATAAGAGCGGTGCAAACTCTCTCACGGTTGAATCGAGCACGCCCACCAAAGTCCGACACATTTGTGCTCGACTTCATGAACGACACTGACACAATCACGATGGCCTTTGCGGACTATTATCGAACGACTGTCCTTAGTGAGGAGACTGACCCGAACAAGTTGCACGACCTGATGGGCACGATGGATGGATATCAAGTGTACGCTTGGTCCCAGGTTGAGCAGCTGGTCGATCTATTTCTCGGCGGTGCTGATCGCGACAAGCTGGACCCCATCCTCGACGCGTGCGTTGCGGTCTATATCAGAGACCTGGATGAAGACGGGCAAGTAGGCTTCAAGGGCAAAGCTAAGGCGTTCGTGAGGACATATCAGTTTCTTGCGTCGATTCTTCCGTATAGTAACGCCGAGTGGGAGAAGCTGTCCATCTTCCTGAATTTCCTGATTCCCAAGTTACCCGCTCCAATAGAGGAAGACCTATCTAAGGGCATCCTTGAGGCTATCGACATGGACAGTTACCGCAACGAAGTAAAAGAAACACTCAAGCTGGCGTTGGCCGATGAGGACGGTGAAATCGGCCCCGTTCCTACCAGCGGTGGAGGTGTGAAGCCTGAGGCTGAGCTTGACAGGTTGAGTATTATCATAAAGGCATTCAACGATCAGTTTGGCAACATCGACTGGAAAGATGCCGATCGCATCCGCCAGGTGATCGCGGAGGAAATTCCGGGCAAGGTCGCTGCCGACAAGGCATATCGTAACGCTATGAAGAACAGTGACAGAGCAGCGGCCCGTCTCGAGCACGACCGGGCACTGCAGAGTGTGGTCAATGAAATGCTGAATGACCACCTTGAGCTCTTCAAGCAATTCAGCGACAATCCCAGTTTCAAGAAATGGCTGGCGGACACGATCTTTGGAGTGACTTATGAGGAGACTAGGCCTTAG
- a CDS encoding T9SS type A sorting domain-containing protein has product MKQFSSICLVAVVIVLLLTGSSRADNVILNGGFEDDLTYWDAYQYPSGWTTSTTNPHSGQKCAVFTFPGGAGYYDAAMRTSSFEMYVVPDVLYRFTLWTREIDTHDTWTDTESILDATVSLNGSYAFHPLHPSPSESWQQWELIGQFEDSGYVTVYLELHGYATSGAAEFAVDDVILERIPAVLSFPSIAVSPCDDAQPVMLDLSQPINGAIIPIRIPDGAEFCGLTTDGLFTEDWEMAVYYNGDSTEISVGLWNLVGDRIPSDTTTVVNVLFHATPECETSYYLHWDTAFMGDPQHELLFSDTNDFDLAGYFDPDVDSTEIEGYIPGDVNGDGEVNIADLTYLVAYLFTGGPPPCVMNAGDVNGSCTGPNIADLTYLVSYLFTGGPAPVCGCLGEGAAMKVSSDISLITEYHDGTTTITLNSNRDLRGLQLTFAGDGVPQPLSLLDSRIELMSGTNIIGLADLEGEAVIQSGTQSVIRLEGEYEIVEAIASDMNHNEVVLAIGAPKEESLPCRFVLDQNYPNPFNPTTAISFSLPNAGEVRLEVFNVMGQQVATLVNHHMEAGSHTVTWDSRDNSGHNVASGVYFYRLEAGSINKTKKMVLLK; this is encoded by the coding sequence ATGAAGCAATTTTCATCAATCTGTCTCGTGGCGGTAGTTATCGTGCTACTGCTAACAGGCTCGAGCAGGGCTGACAATGTGATACTCAATGGAGGGTTCGAGGATGATCTCACCTATTGGGATGCATATCAATACCCTAGCGGTTGGACTACTTCGACAACAAACCCCCACAGTGGACAAAAGTGCGCGGTCTTCACTTTTCCAGGAGGGGCGGGGTATTATGACGCCGCAATGCGCACATCAAGCTTTGAAATGTATGTCGTACCGGACGTGCTATATCGGTTCACCTTGTGGACGCGTGAGATAGACACTCATGATACATGGACTGACACTGAGAGTATTCTTGATGCCACAGTCTCATTGAATGGATCGTATGCTTTCCATCCCTTACATCCTTCACCTTCTGAATCTTGGCAACAATGGGAATTGATCGGTCAATTCGAGGATAGCGGTTATGTAACTGTATACTTAGAGCTTCACGGATATGCCACGTCGGGGGCAGCAGAATTTGCCGTTGATGACGTTATATTGGAACGCATTCCTGCCGTCCTCAGCTTCCCTTCAATCGCCGTCTCACCCTGTGATGATGCACAGCCTGTGATGCTTGACCTCTCGCAGCCGATCAATGGAGCTATTATCCCGATTCGTATTCCAGATGGGGCTGAGTTCTGCGGCCTCACTACCGATGGCCTGTTCACCGAGGATTGGGAGATGGCTGTGTACTACAATGGGGATAGCACCGAAATCTCGGTTGGGCTCTGGAATCTGGTTGGAGACCGTATCCCAAGTGATACCACTACGGTGGTTAATGTGTTGTTCCATGCCACCCCAGAATGTGAAACGAGCTATTATCTACACTGGGATACGGCCTTCATGGGTGATCCCCAGCATGAATTGCTTTTCTCCGATACCAATGATTTCGATCTGGCCGGATATTTCGATCCTGACGTAGATTCGACCGAGATAGAAGGCTACATCCCTGGAGATGTTAACGGTGATGGGGAAGTTAATATCGCTGATCTCACTTACCTGGTTGCTTACCTATTCACTGGCGGACCGCCGCCATGCGTGATGAATGCAGGTGATGTTAACGGTTCCTGCACAGGACCGAATATCGCCGACTTGACCTACCTTGTGTCATATCTATTTACTGGTGGTCCCGCTCCGGTGTGTGGCTGCCTCGGCGAAGGTGCTGCTATGAAAGTGAGCAGCGATATCTCGTTGATCACCGAGTATCACGACGGCACTACCACTATTACCCTTAACTCCAACCGGGACCTTCGCGGATTACAGTTGACTTTCGCCGGTGATGGCGTCCCGCAACCGTTGAGTCTGCTTGATAGCCGTATCGAATTGATGTCAGGCACCAACATTATTGGTCTGGCAGATCTCGAAGGCGAGGCAGTCATTCAGTCTGGAACACAGAGTGTCATCCGATTGGAAGGAGAGTACGAAATCGTCGAGGCGATAGCATCCGACATGAACCACAACGAGGTTGTGCTTGCAATTGGCGCTCCAAAGGAAGAAAGCCTGCCATGTAGGTTCGTCCTTGATCAGAACTACCCCAATCCATTCAACCCGACGACGGCGATTAGTTTCAGCCTGCCCAACGCCGGGGAAGTTCGTCTGGAAGTGTTTAATGTCATGGGGCAGCAAGTTGCTACTCTGGTCAATCATCACATGGAAGCGGGGAGTCATACCGTGACCTGGGACAGCAGAGATAACAGCGGACACAATGTGGCGAGCGGTGTCTATTTCTATCGTCTTGAGGCAGGAAGCATCAATAAGACGAAGAAGATGGTGTTACTCAAGTAG